In Longimicrobium sp., the genomic window CGTGTTCCATGAGCGTGTCGAAGAACCCGCGCGCCTCGTCCAGCCCGCGAAAAGTGCCGCCCCAGGGAAGGTGCGTGCTCTGGCGGATGACGACGTCCGGCGAAAAGCACGAGAACACGTCCAGCAGGTCGCGGCGCGCGTAGGCGTCGTACATCGCGCGGATGATCGCGGCGTCGGCGCAGGAATCACATGCGGCGCGAAGCGGCCGCGGCGCGGCGGCGATGGTGGGGGGCAGCACGTCCGTCGCAACCATGGCCGGCGATCTCCTGTACGGGTTCTGTCCGATGTCGTGTGAGCGTGTGATGAATCTGCTCTCC contains:
- a CDS encoding nuclear transport factor 2 family protein, producing MVATDVLPPTIAAAPRPLRAACDSCADAAIIRAMYDAYARRDLLDVFSCFSPDVVIRQSTHLPWGGTFRGLDEARGFFDTLMEHVDSRFEVKEMLPAGERVIVSGRTRGIARRTGAAFDLGATHVYEFRRGKVIRMESYVDTPGMIAVL